Proteins from a genomic interval of Trichoderma breve strain T069 chromosome 2, whole genome shotgun sequence:
- a CDS encoding protein kinase domain-containing protein — MARVYADVNQNMPRSYWDYDSVNISWGVLENYEVVRKIGRGKYSEVFEGINVVNYQKCVVKVLKPVKKKKIKREIKILQNLAGGPNVVALLDVVRDSQSKTPSLIFEYVNNTDFRSLYPKFNDLDVRFYILELLKALDYCHSKGIMHRDVKPHNVMIDHENRKLRLIDWGLAEFYHPGTEYNVRVASRYFKGPELLVDFQEYDYSLDMWSLGAMFASMIFRKEPFFHGNSNSDQLVKIAKVLGTDDLFDYLDKYEIELDAHFVTSENQRFVSNEAIDFLDKLLRYDHQERLTAKEAQAHAYFNPVRDPEVFKQNLIGANGGPYKS; from the exons ATGGCGCGCGTCTACGCCGACGTCAACCAGAACATGCCCCGTAGTTACTGGGACTACGACAGCGTCAACATCA GCTGGGGAGTTCTCGAGAACTACGAGGTCGTTCGCAAGATCG GCCGGGGCAAGTACTCCGAGGTCTTTGAGGGCATCAACGTCGTCAACTATCAGAAGTGCGTCGTCAAGGTTCTCAAGCCTGttaagaagaagaagatcaagcgAGAGATCAAGATCCTGCAGAATCTGGCGGGTGGCCCCAACGTCGTTGCGCTGCTCGATGTCGTGCGAGACTCTCAG AGTAAGACACCGTCTCTCATTTTCGAGTATGTCAACAACACCGACTTCCGAAGCCTGTACCCCAAGTTCAACGACCTTGACGTGCGATTCTACAtcctggagctgctcaaggctctGGACTACTGCCACAGCAAGGGAATCATGCACAGAGACGTCAAACCTCATAACGTTATGATCGACCATGAGAACAGAAAG CTGCGTCTGATTGATTGGGGCTTGGCTGAATTCTACCATCCTGGAACCGAATACAACGTGCGTGTTGCATCTCGTTACTTCAAGGGACCCGAGCTGCTAGTCGATTTCCAGGAGTACGACTACAGCCTCGATATGTGGAGTCTCGGCGCCATGTTTGCCTCCATGATCTTCCGGAAAGAACCATTCTTCCACGGCAACAGCAACTCGGATCAGCTTGTCAAGATCGCTAAGGTCCTTGGCACAGACGATCTTTTTGACTACCTTGACAAGTACGAAATTGAGTTGGATGCACA CTTTGTCACATCGGAAAACCAGCGTTTTGTCTCTAACGAAGCCATCGACTTCCTTGATAAGCTGCTACGCTACGATCACCAG GAGCGTCTCACGGCAAAGGAGGCCCAGGCCCATGCCTATTTCAACCCTGTTCGGGATCCTGAAGTTTTCAAGCAGAACTTGATCGGCGCTAACGGAGGACCGTACAAGTCCTGA
- a CDS encoding vacuolar sorting 38 and autophagy-related subunit 14 domain-containing protein, producing the protein MECDICHRPHDAQRRPFLCAVDARNRIYEGRMKNLQLMIENDTLKAQINELLADNTRPNKHSLDEVISHKQAAEQKTDQILAAAEQLRGDIRAARDEIQARKAALARRKSDLASVSAGLAERRTKQLKDVEKSISVLKFRWSQTAEDTASTRTFLCAEAVRLYGLRRVAKKGITGRYEYSLGRVPIVDLTSMDSLSLEVISTSLSHVAHILMLVSHYLSIRLPAEITLPHRDYPRPTMFTIQNSYRHGDSISFPGSLVTTPLSDTPFANSHIPRPRPLFVDKPLPQLSKEDPANYSLFLEGATLLAYDVAWLCCSQGVSVGDRTSFEDICNMGRNLYNLLMNNQYSGVNNFSPGTNDHIRGQNADEKRTWIGRFAHGTTFYSLTNDEGTEFIKSFKLPNPLKLADKLKKKLLGDAPAPDWEVLGDDEWKDEGLAGNGAFDPKALGNKNGSLADVKDSPRTSNSNGWMKVKSR; encoded by the exons ATGGAATGCGACATCTGCCACCGCCCGCATGACGCCCAGCGCCGGCCGTTCTTGTGCGCTGTAGATGCTCGCAACAGAATCTACGAAGGCCGCATGAAGAACCTGCAGCTCATGATTGAGAACGACACGCTCAAGGCGCAGATTAACGAGCTTTTGGCTGACAACACCCGGCCAAATAAGCACTCCTTGGATGAGGTCATCTCACACAAGCAGGCCGCCGAGCAAAAGACTGACCAgatcctcgccgccgccgaacAGCTTCGCGGTGACATCAGGGCTGCCAGGGACGAGATCCAGGCCCGGAAGGCGGCGCTTGCTCGGCGAAAGTCCGATCTAGCCTCTGTCTCGGCCGGTCTAGCAGAACGGAGGACCAAGCAGCTCAAAGACGTGGAGAAGTCGATTTCAGTGCTCAAATTCCGATGGTCTCAAACTGCCGAGGATACGGCTTCTACTCGAACTTTCTTATGTGCGGAAGCCGTTCGGCTCTACGGTCTTAGAAGAGTCGCGAAGAAAGGCATCACGGGGCGCTACGAATATAGTCTCGGCAGGGTTCCCATTGTGGACCTTACTAGTATGGACT CCCTTTCGCTCGAGGTTATCtcaacctctctctcccACGTCGCCCACATCCTCATGCTGGTCTCCCATTACCTTTCCATCCGCCTCCCTGCCGAGATCACCCTCCCTCACCGCGATTACCCTCGACCAACCATGTTCACCATCCAAAACTCATATCGCCATGGCGATAGTATTTCCTTCCCCGGCAGTCTCGTGACTACTCCCCTCTCTGATACCCCCTTTGCCAACTCCCACATccctcgtcctcgccctctcttCGTGGATAAACCACTACCACAGCTCTCCAAGGAAGACCCCGCAAACTATTCCCTATTCCTCGAAGGCGCCACGTTGCTGGCTTATGATGTAGCCTGGCTTTGCTGTTCGCAAGGCGTGTCCGTTGGTGATAGGACTTCGTTTGAGGATATTTGCAACATGGGCCGGAACTTGTATAACCTTTTGATGAACAACCAATATTCAGGCGTCAACAACTTTTCTCCAGGAACGAATGACCATATTAGAGGCCAGAATGCCGACGAAAAGCGGACTTGGATTGGCCGTTTTGCTCATGGCACGACCTTCTACTCCCTGACCAATGACGAAGGAACCGAATTCATCAAGTCCTTCAAGCTCCCCAACCCCTTGAAACTCGCCGataagctgaagaagaagcttctcggAGACGCGCCCGCGCCTGATTGGGAGGTCCTTGGCGATGACGAATGGAAGGACGAAGGCTTGGCTGGGAACGGGGCGTTTGATCCAAAGGCGTTGGGAAACAAGAATGGCAGTCTTGCTGATGTGAAAGACTCGCCTCGGACTAGCAACTCGAATGGGTGGATGAAAGTGAAGAGCAGATGA
- a CDS encoding centromere protein scm3 domain-containing protein produces the protein MEPPAKRRRMSQWLLDKENADEDDELASQPFEVEAKRDPDYKLSVERAYADQRFQITMAHIFEKYGRDFDGIGDEIDLVTGEIVVNNGHVRNMRDEGDVGDGLAGDLADGEDDEDEGILLEDLFDDEEEDGDENINDMDDDEEDRIIQGREASRDSHSTALVLGSSSRNTLDVSRAVARSSLYAAKGFASPTELPFASSPFSFDRSPFATEPWGFPGHFADPLWDQPELFAVHQPQKQQLPIKPSRYNFPSQSGESSIWAPNSKFRDNEDEPLQSAFTNTFGKHLLTRRKKIIRHPLLLPPTKPVDDESRRGEEEEEEDEDVILTGKRYKEKQTTDDTSAEPARQSSNLQPSKSLARKEAEERGGEGTSSDSGYKSVGSARRSRKRKQRSGEDLTRNEASATPSESLKRASNPQPNELSHKVKEPDLKASLIELPDETDGRRRSGRTRKQVEFLNKISWAEALAERSAEKHDLYPKHGEAEGPESTPEYEEHRTLSEPETDCIPDSADEEEEEEEGGEGEDGDANPQIDLPIPHESEARQPEIANQSRAQVPAGFLRKPVDSGCILSDDEAPTLLSKPRKSAPRRISTSTLPLREIHDVEANSRAEANSSDVGKERLSGYSLKKRMSTKNAIINSSPTAHKGGIGRLDIPSEESSGEAPSSSSPTRFLSRNTLEVSLDDTPQTLETSAKKKRRRSKPVKHIAAVTVIDDSSYETFDDLSHTESSPLAKASLRVEPALPSPRRTISPPEEVNQALAQSPSKGPSNSPSKSPSKGASNAPSKSPTKSPSKRDSQLASSMEVDRPLPSLNNPPQTPRRHRSLKVPSSRHSILSLLSDDEDEGIDELGRNLTAVPKLLSSATQTTARKVWKSSTLTREVYHTPVKKRPSEPVSPGSIIKTPGGTLRACGLDGYRCGRDFCFTCL, from the exons ATGGAACCTCCGGCAAAGCGCCGCCGCATGAGCCAGTGGCTACtggacaaagaaaatgccgacgaagacgatgagctCGCCTCTCAGCCTTTCGAGGTTGAGGCGAAGCGAGATCCAGATTACAAGCTTTCTGTCGAACGAGCCTACGCAGACCAGCGATTTCAGATTACCATGGCGCATATCTTCGAAAAGTATGGCCGTGACTTCGACGGCATTGGCGACGAGATCGATCTTGTGACAGGCGAGATTGTCGTTAACAATGGCCATGTTCGCAATATGCGCGACGAAGGAGACGTTGGAGATGGTCTAGCAGGCGACCTCGCGGACGgggaggatgacgaagacgaaggaaTTCTGTTGGAGGATCTttttgatgacgaggaggaagatggagacgag AATATCAACGAtatggatgacgacgaggaagatcGGATAATACAGGGCCGCGAGGCGTCTCGCGACTCACATTCTACAGCCCTTGTGCTGGGATCATCGTCAAGAAACACACTGGACGTTTCTAGAGCAGTCGCACGCAGCTCACTATATGCGGCGAAAGGTTTTGCGTCTCCCACGGAGCTACCctttgcttcctctccattctcGTTCGACCGATCACCATTTGCCACGGAACCTTGGGGCTTCCCTGGCCATTTCGCTGATCCATTATGGGATCAACCCGAATTATTTGCAGTCCATCAGCCACAAAAGCAACAATTACCAATCAAACCTAGTCGATATAATTTCCCTTCGCAGAGTGGCGAAAGCTCAATCTGGGCGCCCAATTCGAAATTTCGAGACAATGAAGATGAACCCCTTCAATCAGCATTCACAAACACCTTTGGGAAGCACTTGCTCacaaggaggaagaaaattATCAGACatccattgctgctgccgcctaCGAAGCCtgtggatgatgagagcaggagaggagaggaggaagaggaggaagatgaagatgtgatTCTGACCGGGAAAAGATATAAAGAGAAGCAAACTACCGATGACACCTCAGCAGAGCCTGCTAGGCAGAGCAGTAATTTGCAACCATCCAAGAGCTTAGCGAGGAAAGAGGCTGAAgaaaggggaggggaaggaaCTTCGAGTGACAGCGGCTACAAGTCCGTGGGAAGCGCTCggagaagcaggaagagaaaacagaGGTCAGGCGAAGACTTGACCAGGAATGAGGCTTCAGCTACACCCTCTGAGAGTTTAAAGAGGGCCTCTAATCCACAACCCAACGAGCTTTCGCACAAAGTCAAAGAGCCAGACCTAAAGGCATCGCTTATTGAACTACCTGACGAGACCGATGGACGAAGGCGCTCTGGACGGACGAGGAAACAGGTTGAATTCCTGAACAAGATTTCTTGGGCTGAAGCATTGGCAGAGCGAAGTGCCGAGAAACACGACTTATATCCCaaacatggagaagctgagggGCCTGAATCGACCCCGGAATATGAAGAGCACCGTACCTTGTCAGAGCCAGAGACTGATTGTATCCCAGACTCAgctgacgaagaggaggaggaagaagaaggaggagaaggagaggatggcgatgcaaACCCCCAAATCGATTTGCCTATTCCACATGAAAGCGAAGCTCGCCAACCAGAAATTGCTAATCAATCCCGTGCGCAAGTACCAGCTGGATTTCTCCGCAAGCCTGTCGATTCTGGTTGCATTCTTTCGGACGACGAAGCCCCTACCTTGTTGTCCAAGCCGAGGAAATCTGCCCCCCGACGTATATCAACCAGTACGCTTCCCTTGCGGGAGATTCACGATGTCGAGGCTAATTCGAGAGCTGAAGCCAACTCCTCAGATGTTGGTAAAGAAAGGTTGTCAGGCTATTCTCTCAAAAAGCGCATGAGCACGAAAAATGCCATTATAAACTCGTCTCCCACCGCGCATAAGGGAGGCATTGGACGCCTTGACATTCCATCCGAAGAATCCAGCGGCGAGGCaccatcatcctcctctcccaCTCGCTTTTTGTCTCGAAACACTCTCGAGGTGTCCCTAGATGATACGCCTCAGACCTTAGAAAcctcagcaaagaag AAGAGACGTCGCTCGAAGCCAGTAAAACATATAGCCGCCGTCACCGTCATTGACGATAGCTCTTACGAAACATTCGACGACCTTTCTCATACCGAATCTTCGCCGCTCGCCAAGGCTTCTCTGCGCGTCGAGccagctcttccatctccccGACGCACTATCTCGCCTCCCGAGGAAGTAAATCAGGCACTCGCACAATCTCCCTCAAAAGGACCTTCAAATTCTCCGTCGAAATCCCCTTCAAAAGGAGCTTCAAATGCTCCGTCGAAGTCCCCCACGAAGAGCCCTTCAAAACGCGATTCGCAGTTGGCCTCCAGCATGGAGGTCGATAGGCCCTTGCCATCGTTGAACAATCCGCCTCAGACACCCCGTCGGCATCGCTCCTTGAAAGTCCCTTCTTCTCGACATTCTATCCTATCTTTGCtgtctgatgatgaagacgaggggATTGACGAGCTAGGTCGCAATTTGACTGCGGTTCCCAAGTTGCTGAGTTCCGCGACGCAGACGACTGCACGCAAAGTGTGGAAGTCCAGCACCCTTACTAGAGAGGTGTACCATACTCCGGTCAAGAAAAGGCCGTCGGAGCCCGTCAGCCCTGGCAGCATTATCAAGACGCCTGGTGGCACACTGAGGGCGTGCGGGTTGGATGGATATAGATGTGGACGAGATTTCTGTTTTACGTGTCTATAA